Genomic window (Deinococcus betulae):
GCCCCACAGTCGGCCAAACAGGGCAGCGAACAGGGGAGACACCGCAATCACCAGCGCCGCCACACTGCTGCTGGCGTCGCGCTCGGCCAATGTGACCAGGCCAGTGCCGCCGCCCAGCAGCAGCGTCCCGACCAGGGCACTGGCGCCCCACTCGCGCGCCGTGGGCCAGGGCGCGCCGCGCAGGCGCAAGAAGGCCAGCAGCAGCGCCCCGGCCAGCACGAAGCGCACCGCCAGCATGCCCAGCGGGGGCAGGGTTTCGATGGCGACCTTGATGCCGAAATACGTGCTGCCCCACACCACGTACACCAGTCCCAGGCACACCAGCACCAGCGGTGTCAGGCCAGAGGCCCGCCGAGCGGCGGCGGTCATAGGGGGAGAAAGGCGCCCGGCGCGTCTTCCTGGGCGTTCAGACGGCTCTCGATGGCGCGGGCGTGGGCCTCCAGGCCCTCAGCGCGGGCCAGCAGCGCGCCTGCCGGGCCAATGCGGCGCAGCGTGTCCTCGGTCAAGCCCACCACCGAGATGATGGTCTGAAAGTCGCGCACATTAACTGGGCTCATGAAGCGGGCCGTACCCCCCGTGGGCATGACATGGCTAGGGCCCGCCACATAGTCCCCCAGCGCCTCCATGCTGGCTTCTCCCAGAAAGACGCCGCCCGCGCGCTGCACCCCTCCCAGCAGGCTCCAGGGGTCGCGGGTCAGCAGGCACAGGTGTTCGGGGGCGTACAGGTTGGAGAGCTCCAGTGCCTCCGCCAGCGATCCGGCCAGCACCACCTTCATGCGCGCCTGCACACTGTCGCGCGCCCAACTGCGGTTGGGTTCGGGCAGGGCCTCAAGCTGGCTGTTCAGCTCGGCCTGGACCCGCAGCAAGAGGTCGCGGCTGGTGGACACCAGCACCGGCTCGGCGCCGTTGTGTTCGGCCTGGGCCAGGAGGTCGGCGGCCACAAAGCGGGCGTCGGCACTGTCGTCAGCCACCACCAGCGTCTCGGTGGGGCCAGGCAGGCTCTCGATGCCCGCCATGCCGTACACCATGCGCTTGGCAATGACCACAAACAGGTTGCCCGGCCCGGCAATCTTGTCCACAGCGGCGATGCTGGCAGTGCCGTAGGCCAGCGCCCCGATGGCCTGCGCGCCGCCGACCTTGTACAGCTGGGTCAGACCCAGTTCGCGCGCCGCCACCAGAATGGCGGGGTGAATGCGGCCCTCCCGGTCGGGTGGGGTGGTCACCACGATGTCCCGCACGCCCGCCACCTGTGCGGGCACGGCGGTATGAATCAGGGTGCTGATGAGGGGAGCCAGGCCGCCTGGAACATAGACCCCCACCCGGCCCAGTGGCCGCACCAGCTGGCCCAGCGCGCCGTCCAGGCCGTGGTTCAGGAAGCCGTGGGCGGGCTGCGCCTCATAAAAGGCCCGCACGCGGGCGATGGCCAGACGGATGGCGCTGTGCAGGGGGGCGTCCACCGCAGCGGCCGCCAGGTCCTCGGCCCTGACAGCCAGCTCTTCGGGGCGGTGGCCGTCCAGCCGCTCGGTCCAGTCGCGCAGCGCGTCGTCGCCGCGCGCGCGCACATCGGCCAGGAGGCGCTCCACGACCGCCTCGGGGCTCAGGGCCTCGCCAAAGGTGGCTTCGATGCGCCTCAGCACGGCGTCAGGAACGGGCAGGTCGTTAAAGGTGCGCGTCAGGGCACGCCGGGCATCTGGGCCTTGCAGCACTTGCATGGAAACTCCGTAAGGGGGCGCGGGAGGCGGGAAGTGGTGCGCGGGCACAGACCACGCGCGGGGGCGTCTCAGTCTGCGCGCTTTGCGGGGTAGGGCGTCCGACTTGTGTGGATGGTGCTGGGAAAGCGGGTGAGGGCAATTCTCGGCAGGGTATGCCCGCAGGAAAGCAGGCTGGAGTCGCTTCTTGCAGGCCTGTCCGTCCTGCTGACTTGGCGCCACCTTCCCTACCTGGTCGTCTGGAGACCGGCGCCTCTGGGCTTACACCCTTCGCCGGCGGCGTTCGGGGGTCGGGCGGCGGGCCGCGCCCTGCGCGTTGGCCTCGACAGGGCCAAAGTCGGTGGGCTGAATCAGGCGCATCAGGCGCCAGGGCTCGTCCTGCTCGATATACACGTAAGCGTTGCCGGGACGCAGAAAATACCCGCTGCACGTCACGCCACCCAGCTCGGTGTCGGGCAGGCGCTGAATCAGCACGCGGCCGCCGGTCAGCTGGGCGTAGGTGCGCTCAGGGCCGCCGCCCTCCTGAGCGGTCAGCCAGCGCAGCCACAGCAGCAGACTGACCGGGTCGTGGTACTCAGTGGTCAGCGGGCTGGACGCCTCGTCGCGGCCCTGGCGCAGGTGAATCAGCCCGGCCTTGCGGTCAAAATTGACCTCGAAGCTGGGGCGGCCCCGGCCGTCGCCCTCGGCGTAGCCCAGGCTGCTGCGGTGGCGGGGGTGCAGGCGGCTGGTCTGCACCCGGCGGATTTCTGGCAGCACGCCGCCAAAGTCAGTCTGCACTCGCGCGGCAAATGCGCTGCGCTCCCCCTGGAGGGTCCAGTGCTGTTCTCCGGCGTAGCGCCCCCCCAGCGACAGGGTCAGGCTAAACGCCTCTGGGGTTAGCTCGGCCGCGTCCAGAAGCTCTCACCCGGCCCGGTCCAGTCAGCGCCCAGCGCCTCGGCCACGCTGGCGCCCAGGTCGGCGAAGGTGGCGCGCTCCCCCAGATTCACGCCGGCCCAGCCCGCGCGGTGCATGAGCAGCAAGCCGTGTTCGCGGGTGTGGTCGCTGCCGTGCCAGGTGGGGTCGTTGCCGTGGTCGCTGGTGATGATGAGGGCGCCGCCCTCTGGCACCGCTGCCAGCAGGTCCGGCAACGCGGCGTCCAACTGCGCCAGGCAGGCGCTATACCCAGCCGGGTCGCGGCGGTGGCCATACTTGCTGTCAAAGTCCACGAGGTTGGTAAAAATCAGGCCCGAGGTGCCGTCCTGCGCGGCCTGCTGCATGCGGGCCAGCGTCTTGGCGATGCCGTCGGCGTTGTCGTCGGTATGAATCTCCTCGGTAAAGCCCCGGTGCGCGTAGATATCGGGAATCTTGCCGATCCCCACGACCGCCTGTCCGGTGGCCTTGATGGCGTCCAGCACGGTGGGCGGCGGTACCAGGCTGAAATCCTTGCGGTGCTCGTTGGCGCGCTCAAAGGGAAACTCGCCCCGGAAGGGCCGGGCAATCACGCGCGCCACGGCGTATTCGCCCTGCAGGATGTCGCGGGCGGCCTGGCACCAGGCGTACAGGGTGTCCAGCGGCACCACGTCCTCGTGGGCGGCAATCTGGAACACGCTGTCTCCGCTGGTGTACACAATCGGCGCGCCTGTCGTCAGGTGCTCGGGGCCAAAGTCGCGGATGACATCCGTGCCGGAATAGGGGCGGTTACACAGGTGGCCTTTGCCGGTGGCGGCGTCAAACTGGTCCATGACGGCCGGCGGAAAGCCGTCCGGGAAAATCTGGAATGGGTACTGCAGCTGCACGCCCATGAATTCCCAGTGGCCCGTGCTGGTGTCCTTGCCGGGGCTGACCTCGCGCATGCGGCCGTACGCCCCCTGAGCCGGGACCGCCGGAATGGTGTCTGGGCCTGTCTCAATGGTGGGCACCTGGGCCAGCCCCAGCGCCGCCAGGTTGGGCAAGGCGGCGGGCGCCGCTTTCAGGGTGTGGTTGAGGGTGTGCGAGCCAGCGTCGCCAAACTGCTCGGCGTCGGGCAGTTCGCCGGCCCCCACAGAATCCAGCACGAGAATCGTCAGCAGCATGGGGTCAGTGTAGGCCAGCCGGGCACAAAGGGAGCGATTCAGAGGCGGAGGTCAGGGGCTGCGTGGGTCAGCTGGGCGGCCTGCCACTGCGGGTGCAGCCCCTCAACGCGCCCGCTCGGTTTTCTTGTCCAGCGCCCTCGTCTTCCTGGGCTTTTGACTGAACCGGTTCAGGTCCTGGCCCGCGCCTTTTTCTCCCACCAGACGCTCACGGGACGCGGCTGGGGCGCGTGCTACGCTGCCAGCTGTGACTGTTCCCGCTTCACCTGTGCCCGCCGCGCCTGGCCTGGGGGTGGCCCCAGGCGCCGCCCGCCCGGTGCTGCATGCCGAAGGCCTGAGCAAGACCTATGGCCGCCGCGCCGTGGTGCGGAATGTCAGCCTGCGCGTGGAACCCGGCGAGATTGTGGCGCTGTTCGGGCCCAACGGCGCCGGCAAGACCACGACCTTTTACATGCTGGTGGGCTTTATTCGCCCTGGCGGCGGCCGGATTGCGCTGGGTACGCGCGACGTGACCCGCCTGCCCATGCACGAGCGCGCCCGGCTGGGCCTGGGCTACCTGCCGCAGGAACCCAGCGCCTTTCGCAAACTGACCGCCCGTGACAACCTGCTGGCCATTCTGGAATACCAGGGCCTGCCGAGAAGTGAGCAGGAGGAGCGCGCCGACGCCCTGCTGGCTGAATTCGGCCTGACGCACCTAGCGGGCAGTTACGCCTACCAGTTGTCGGGCGGCGAGCGGCGGCGCCTGGAATTGGCGCGCGCCCTGACCACCGACCCGGATTACCTGCTGCTGGACGAGCCGTTTACGGGCGTAGACCCCAAAAGCATCCGCGAGATTCAGCGCCTGATCCGAGAACTGCGGGACCGCCGGGGCCTGGGCGTCTTTATCACCGACCACAACGTCCGCGAGACCATTGCCCTGACTGACCGCGTCTATCTGATGTACGACGGCGAAGTGAAGTTTGAAGGCACCCCGCAGTCGTTTGCGCAGGACCAGGACGCCCGGCAGCATTACCTGGGCGACGACTTCGAGCTGTAAGGAGAAGAAGCTGTGCTGTGGCTGTTTTTGCCGTTTGTGGTGGTGCTCTCCGGCGTGGTGGCCTACGCTGCCGACACCATTGCGCGCAAGGCTGGGCGCCGGCACCTGCGCTG
Coding sequences:
- a CDS encoding phosphopentomutase; this encodes MLLTILVLDSVGAGELPDAEQFGDAGSHTLNHTLKAAPAALPNLAALGLAQVPTIETGPDTIPAVPAQGAYGRMREVSPGKDTSTGHWEFMGVQLQYPFQIFPDGFPPAVMDQFDAATGKGHLCNRPYSGTDVIRDFGPEHLTTGAPIVYTSGDSVFQIAAHEDVVPLDTLYAWCQAARDILQGEYAVARVIARPFRGEFPFERANEHRKDFSLVPPPTVLDAIKATGQAVVGIGKIPDIYAHRGFTEEIHTDDNADGIAKTLARMQQAAQDGTSGLIFTNLVDFDSKYGHRRDPAGYSACLAQLDAALPDLLAAVPEGGALIITSDHGNDPTWHGSDHTREHGLLLMHRAGWAGVNLGERATFADLGASVAEALGADWTGPGESFWTRPS
- the lptB gene encoding LPS export ABC transporter ATP-binding protein yields the protein MTVPASPVPAAPGLGVAPGAARPVLHAEGLSKTYGRRAVVRNVSLRVEPGEIVALFGPNGAGKTTTFYMLVGFIRPGGGRIALGTRDVTRLPMHERARLGLGYLPQEPSAFRKLTARDNLLAILEYQGLPRSEQEERADALLAEFGLTHLAGSYAYQLSGGERRRLELARALTTDPDYLLLDEPFTGVDPKSIREIQRLIRELRDRRGLGVFITDHNVRETIALTDRVYLMYDGEVKFEGTPQSFAQDQDARQHYLGDDFEL
- the hisD gene encoding histidinol dehydrogenase, whose amino-acid sequence is MQVLQGPDARRALTRTFNDLPVPDAVLRRIEATFGEALSPEAVVERLLADVRARGDDALRDWTERLDGHRPEELAVRAEDLAAAAVDAPLHSAIRLAIARVRAFYEAQPAHGFLNHGLDGALGQLVRPLGRVGVYVPGGLAPLISTLIHTAVPAQVAGVRDIVVTTPPDREGRIHPAILVAARELGLTQLYKVGGAQAIGALAYGTASIAAVDKIAGPGNLFVVIAKRMVYGMAGIESLPGPTETLVVADDSADARFVAADLLAQAEHNGAEPVLVSTSRDLLLRVQAELNSQLEALPEPNRSWARDSVQARMKVVLAGSLAEALELSNLYAPEHLCLLTRDPWSLLGGVQRAGGVFLGEASMEALGDYVAGPSHVMPTGGTARFMSPVNVRDFQTIISVVGLTEDTLRRIGPAGALLARAEGLEAHARAIESRLNAQEDAPGAFLPL